A single Chryseobacterium sp. DNA region contains:
- a CDS encoding SRPBCC domain-containing protein: MRIFKILAFIIILVGGVYAASMYYFVDESKNFTIEKEIDYPVDKVFSQFNNLQHFTRWNNFFTSSQSIDIDYYTPYEGVGSAISYVDPKNDTDGEMFIRYENPNKTLKYQLFEDRNENPTLVDVKFKPVSAEKTKIIWYVHTPKLSVWRRVENFWTEDRFAENINKSMINLKNVLGNKVEKDNQMAAIKYDSLMVENEEDKLLLGINVSTSNKKDALYKNIVMNYNKIYNFVTMDLGKKDDEFGYPVLMTDADNYKDKEVSYFLGIPLSKKIGVTDNNFNFRTVNPSQNYVMYYKGSYEGRIKAIQQLIQKAKKDEMRFGDIRQTFIERPMEGQEVNMKLSLSVFK, from the coding sequence ATGCGTATTTTTAAGATCTTAGCTTTTATTATAATTCTTGTGGGAGGAGTGTATGCTGCTTCCATGTATTATTTTGTGGATGAAAGTAAAAACTTCACCATTGAAAAAGAGATTGATTATCCTGTGGATAAAGTCTTTTCACAGTTTAATAATCTTCAGCACTTTACGAGATGGAATAACTTCTTTACCAGTTCGCAATCTATTGATATTGATTATTATACGCCCTACGAAGGAGTAGGAAGTGCCATCAGCTATGTAGATCCTAAAAATGATACCGATGGAGAGATGTTCATCCGGTATGAAAATCCCAATAAGACTTTAAAATATCAGCTTTTTGAAGATAGAAACGAAAACCCCACGCTTGTCGATGTTAAATTCAAACCCGTTTCAGCTGAAAAAACAAAAATTATATGGTACGTGCATACTCCAAAACTTTCTGTTTGGAGAAGGGTGGAGAACTTTTGGACAGAAGACCGGTTTGCTGAGAATATCAACAAAAGTATGATCAATCTGAAGAATGTTTTAGGAAACAAGGTGGAGAAAGATAACCAGATGGCAGCGATCAAATATGACAGTCTGATGGTGGAAAATGAAGAAGATAAACTGCTTCTTGGGATCAATGTAAGCACTTCAAATAAGAAAGATGCCCTTTACAAAAATATTGTCATGAATTATAACAAGATATATAATTTCGTAACGATGGATCTTGGGAAAAAAGATGATGAATTCGGATATCCGGTTTTAATGACGGATGCCGATAATTATAAAGACAAAGAAGTTTCCTATTTTCTGGGAATTCCGCTTTCCAAGAAAATTGGGGTCACAGACAATAATTTCAACTTCAGAACGGTCAATCCGTCTCAGAATTATGTGATGTACTACAAAGGCAGTTATGAGGGAAGAATCAAGGCCATTCAGCAGCTTATTCAGAAAGCAAAGAAAGATGAGATGCGTTTTGGGGATATTCGACAGACTTTCATTGAACGTCCTATGGAAGGACAAGAGGTGAACATGAAACTCTCATTATCAGTGTTTAAGTAA
- a CDS encoding S41 family peptidase, with the protein MKKLFAFPLILFSSMGFCQYSISEIPEDGYLKDFDIAVDIIQKQHPNPYRFHSKETVAKKIDSLRHAIKKDPSYTSLLMYNPTRIIGDGHSAFSADSNYFEDILNSIHFFPLQTYVHNGQLYVNGANRHHIEAGSQILKVNDVSTSNLLNAVPKAADGNIKVEDVDMSFYIPFVLKNRPSDFTIQYKTLQGDEKTIKVNGIKYSRFYYESKHAVLPIDLISESYGIYGYQIDPETYYLSVKSFSYDESFFYERLKKYFQEIKDLKSKKLIIDIRNNSGGAISNVPLLYSFIAQDKNFNNEYKYGTQVVDINYTDYLVDPQTSRYYSDKDISDQNNFMRQRFDKAEKGDYYFGNSRLDNTYIKSYPRDGLFFDGKTILLTNNRTFSAATYFASLFKTEKRGEIVGKETGSCSNFTTAAWFLTYRLPNTKAVISIPRTEIFFNHNDKENVANCKGVIPDHTVDNTYFLRSLKEQKDPELEYSLTLFSK; encoded by the coding sequence ATGAAGAAGTTATTCGCATTTCCTTTGATTTTATTCTCTTCCATGGGTTTTTGTCAATATTCAATTTCAGAAATTCCTGAAGACGGATATCTCAAAGACTTCGATATTGCCGTTGATATCATTCAAAAACAACATCCTAACCCTTACAGGTTCCACAGCAAAGAAACGGTCGCAAAAAAAATAGATTCTCTGCGCCATGCCATTAAAAAAGATCCGAGCTATACCAGTCTGCTTATGTATAATCCTACCAGAATAATTGGTGATGGACATAGTGCTTTTAGTGCCGATTCCAATTATTTTGAGGATATTTTAAATTCCATCCATTTTTTTCCTCTTCAAACCTATGTACACAACGGCCAATTATATGTAAACGGAGCTAACCGCCACCATATTGAGGCGGGCAGCCAGATTCTTAAAGTTAACGACGTAAGTACATCAAACCTGTTAAATGCAGTTCCCAAAGCAGCAGATGGAAATATTAAAGTGGAAGATGTAGATATGTCGTTCTATATTCCTTTTGTTTTGAAAAACCGTCCCAGCGATTTTACAATACAATATAAAACGCTACAGGGAGACGAGAAAACCATCAAGGTAAACGGGATAAAATATTCTCGGTTTTATTATGAAAGCAAACATGCTGTATTACCGATTGACCTGATTTCAGAAAGTTATGGAATTTATGGATATCAAATAGATCCGGAAACGTATTATTTGTCTGTAAAATCCTTTTCTTATGATGAAAGTTTCTTTTATGAAAGATTAAAAAAATATTTTCAGGAAATAAAGGATCTGAAGTCTAAAAAACTGATTATTGATATCCGTAATAATTCAGGCGGCGCTATCAGCAATGTACCTTTATTGTATTCTTTCATCGCTCAAGACAAAAACTTCAATAATGAATATAAATATGGAACTCAGGTGGTTGACATCAATTATACCGATTATTTAGTAGATCCCCAGACCAGCCGTTATTATTCTGACAAGGATATTTCAGACCAAAATAATTTTATGAGACAGCGGTTTGACAAGGCAGAAAAAGGGGATTATTATTTCGGTAATTCAAGGCTTGACAACACCTATATAAAAAGCTATCCGAGAGACGGATTGTTTTTTGACGGAAAGACCATACTATTGACCAACAACCGTACTTTCTCTGCTGCCACCTACTTTGCTTCCCTATTCAAAACTGAAAAAAGAGGTGAAATTGTAGGAAAAGAGACCGGCTCCTGCAGCAACTTCACTACAGCAGCATGGTTTCTTACGTACAGGCTTCCTAATACCAAAGCTGTCATTTCTATTCCCAGAACGGAAATTTTCTTCAATCATAATGATAAAGAAAATGTAGCCAACTGTAAAGGGGTAATTCCTGATCATACTGTTGACAATACTTATTTTTTAAGATCATTAAAAGAACAAAAAGACCCTGAATTGGAATATTCACTGACCTTATTTTCCAAATAA
- a CDS encoding glucose-1-phosphate adenylyltransferase, whose translation MNRNVISIVLGGGRGTRLFPLTYSRSKPAVPIAGKYRLVDIPISNCLNSGLNKILVLTQFNSASLNSHIKNSYHFDIFSKGFVDILAAEQNVENDSWYQGTADAVRQSMKHLEKYDYDYILILSGDQLYQMDFREMLNFHIENGGDLTIATIPVNAKDATGFGILKSDDEGNITSFYEKPDYDMLEGLKSEVSEENKHKGKDFLASMGIYIFTKNILKKMFEEGAGDDFGKDIIPSSIGKYKTLSYQYEGYWTDIGTIESFYEANLDLCQDFPQFNLFSSSPIYTRARMLPPSKINGSYVSKAVFGDGCIIMADKIENSVIGNRTRIDKGSTIVNSYVMGADFYQNTTEIVMNDRKGRPNMGIGKYCYIEMAILDKNCYIGDNVKIIGGKHLPDGDYGTHSVQDGIVVVKKGAVLPPGTHIG comes from the coding sequence ATGAATCGAAATGTAATCTCCATTGTTTTAGGAGGCGGCAGAGGGACTAGATTATTCCCGTTAACGTATTCAAGGTCAAAACCGGCTGTACCTATCGCAGGAAAATACAGGCTGGTGGATATTCCTATTTCAAACTGTTTGAATTCAGGATTGAACAAAATCCTGGTATTGACACAGTTTAATTCAGCCTCTCTAAATTCACATATTAAAAACTCTTACCACTTTGATATTTTCAGCAAAGGCTTTGTCGATATTTTGGCAGCCGAGCAGAATGTGGAAAATGATAGCTGGTATCAGGGAACGGCAGACGCTGTACGTCAGTCGATGAAGCATCTTGAGAAATATGATTATGACTATATTCTAATACTTTCCGGCGACCAGCTTTATCAGATGGATTTCCGGGAAATGCTGAATTTTCATATTGAAAATGGAGGCGATCTTACCATTGCAACCATTCCCGTAAATGCTAAAGATGCAACCGGTTTTGGAATCTTAAAATCCGATGATGAAGGAAATATCACTTCCTTTTATGAAAAACCGGATTATGATATGCTGGAAGGCCTGAAATCTGAAGTTTCGGAGGAAAATAAGCATAAAGGAAAAGATTTCCTGGCTTCGATGGGAATTTATATTTTCACTAAAAATATTCTTAAAAAGATGTTTGAAGAAGGAGCTGGAGATGATTTTGGGAAAGATATCATTCCAAGTTCCATTGGGAAATATAAAACCCTGAGTTATCAATATGAGGGCTACTGGACAGATATCGGAACCATTGAATCTTTCTACGAGGCCAATCTTGATCTTTGTCAGGATTTCCCGCAGTTTAATCTTTTTTCGTCTTCTCCCATCTATACAAGAGCGAGAATGCTTCCGCCGTCAAAAATCAACGGATCTTATGTCAGTAAGGCTGTATTTGGGGACGGATGTATCATCATGGCCGATAAAATTGAAAACTCCGTTATTGGAAACAGGACGAGGATCGACAAAGGAAGTACTATTGTCAATTCTTATGTAATGGGAGCCGATTTTTACCAAAATACGACAGAGATTGTCATGAATGATAGGAAAGGACGCCCGAATATGGGAATCGGAAAATACTGTTATATTGAGATGGCAATTCTGGATAAAAACTGTTATATCGGTGACAATGTAAAAATAATTGGAGGAAAGCATCTTCCGGACGGAGATTATGGAACTCATTCCGTTCAGGATGGAATCGTGGTCGTGAAAAAAGGCGCAGTACTGCCGCCGGGAACGCATATCGGTTAA
- a CDS encoding glycogen synthase: MFAFIGRFATEKGADLMPDVVWRSVKQSYGALNIMILGSGNTYIENKLKEYEYTYSNFALDLGYKEHLSHKIYASADFLLMPSRVEPCGLNQMYSMRYGTVPVVRYTGGLRDTVEDISTGGAGLNFTYPGVDDIVHAMNRALEIYNQKGVMEDLIHANMNFDFAWEKSAEKYIALYNS; the protein is encoded by the coding sequence CTGTTTGCCTTTATCGGAAGATTTGCAACGGAAAAAGGAGCTGATCTGATGCCAGATGTCGTATGGCGAAGCGTTAAGCAGAGTTATGGGGCATTAAACATTATGATTCTTGGCTCAGGAAATACATATATAGAGAATAAACTGAAAGAATATGAATATACCTATTCTAATTTTGCGTTAGATTTGGGATATAAAGAACATCTTTCCCATAAGATCTATGCCTCGGCAGATTTTTTGCTGATGCCGTCAAGAGTAGAGCCATGCGGGCTGAACCAAATGTATTCCATGAGATATGGCACTGTTCCTGTGGTTAGGTATACCGGAGGGCTGAGAGATACTGTAGAAGATATTTCAACAGGCGGAGCAGGACTGAATTTTACCTATCCGGGAGTAGATGATATTGTTCATGCGATGAATAGGGCTTTGGAGATTTATAATCAAAAAGGGGTTATGGAAGATTTGATCCATGCCAATATGAATTTTGACTTCGCATGGGAGAAATCTGCGGAGAAATATATAGCTTTATATAACAGTTGA
- a CDS encoding glycogen synthase has protein sequence MVIYHLSTECYPIAKVGGLADVVGALPKYQNKIKGVDAKVVMPWYNKAFIYNHEFDVVFDGLIHQGPNMLQVQVMKEKTDALGFELYMVKIPGLLDRENPYGYQDESFQFLAFQQGLLHWLCAMEIKPDVLHCHDYHTGLVPFMVENCPDFKFLKGVKTIGTIHNGEYQGMMSWNMAQYMPSFDHYQWGLMDWNGLINPLASMIKCSHAFTTVSEGYLEELFISFRGLESLVRQEFSKAYGIINGIDTEVWNPETDPMLDFNFTIQNAVAQKKKIKKNSVKNMV, from the coding sequence ATGGTTATTTATCATTTAAGCACAGAATGTTATCCTATAGCAAAAGTCGGAGGTCTTGCAGACGTGGTCGGGGCTTTGCCGAAATATCAGAATAAAATAAAAGGAGTAGATGCCAAAGTAGTAATGCCTTGGTATAACAAAGCTTTTATTTACAACCACGAATTTGATGTTGTTTTTGATGGGTTGATCCATCAGGGTCCCAATATGTTGCAGGTTCAGGTAATGAAAGAGAAAACCGATGCGTTGGGATTTGAATTGTATATGGTTAAAATCCCGGGCCTTTTAGACAGGGAAAATCCATATGGTTACCAGGACGAAAGTTTTCAGTTTCTTGCTTTTCAGCAGGGGCTGCTGCATTGGCTGTGCGCTATGGAGATCAAGCCGGATGTGCTGCATTGTCATGACTATCATACAGGATTGGTTCCTTTTATGGTGGAAAACTGCCCTGATTTTAAATTTTTAAAAGGGGTGAAAACAATAGGAACCATTCATAATGGGGAATATCAGGGAATGATGAGTTGGAATATGGCACAATATATGCCTTCTTTTGATCATTATCAATGGGGACTGATGGACTGGAACGGGTTGATTAATCCGCTGGCGAGTATGATTAAATGTTCCCACGCTTTTACAACGGTTTCCGAAGGATATCTCGAAGAGCTCTTTATCAGTTTCAGAGGGCTGGAAAGTCTGGTAAGGCAGGAATTCAGTAAGGCCTACGGAATTATCAACGGTATTGATACCGAAGTCTGGAATCCGGAAACGGACCCGATGCTGGATTTTAATTTTACAATTCAAAATGCAGTCGCTCAAAAGAAAAAAATAAAGAAAAACTCTGTAAAGAATATGGTTTAA
- the glgB gene encoding 1,4-alpha-glucan branching protein GlgB, protein MNSVKTYTLFTDHDVYLFKEGRHYKLYDKFGAHSVEKEGAKGVYFSVWAPNAKKVSVIGNFNNWNHKDHILYPRWDESGIWEGFIEGLTWGTLYKYAIETARGEILEKSDPYALSWEQNRQAASLVSTTWYEWSDQEWMESRWRQNSLKAPLSVYEIHLGSWRRDENDPARFLNYREISKKLVPYVKEMGFTHVELMPVMEYPYDPSWGYQITGFYAATSRFGSPQDLMSLIDELHKNGIGVILDWVPSHFPGDANGLHRFDGSYLYEHEDPRKGFHPDWKSHIFNYGRNEVKSFLISNAMFWLDRYHADGLRVDAVTSMLHLDYSRNEGEWEPNIYGGNVNLEAKAFLQEFNTAVYKEFGDHIITIAEESSDFPMLTKPVHDGGVGFGMKWMMGWMHDTLDYFKEDFANRKYHHHKLTFASMYMYNENYMMPLSHDEVVHGKASLIYKMKGDEWQKFANLRTLYVYMFTHPGAKLLFMGDEFGQTGEWNFTQSLDWHLLNYPVHKGLQELVKELNHLYRTESAFYENQFDQSGFEWIEADDLENSVYVYLRKGEKRDDALMVVLNLAPRVLDYKIGIPAGTHWEAVFNSDDEKYSGSGVDPVILEEHYEEWMGHQKSMTLKLPPLAGIILRQKKDKKYKLHRIKHKR, encoded by the coding sequence ATGAATTCTGTTAAAACCTATACCCTTTTCACGGATCATGATGTGTATCTTTTCAAAGAAGGTAGGCATTATAAGCTGTATGATAAGTTTGGAGCGCATTCTGTGGAAAAAGAGGGAGCAAAAGGAGTTTATTTTTCGGTCTGGGCCCCCAATGCTAAAAAAGTTTCCGTCATAGGGAATTTTAACAACTGGAATCATAAAGACCATATTTTATATCCGAGATGGGATGAATCGGGAATCTGGGAAGGATTTATAGAGGGATTGACCTGGGGTACCCTGTATAAATATGCGATTGAAACAGCAAGAGGTGAAATTCTGGAAAAAAGTGATCCTTATGCATTAAGCTGGGAACAGAACAGGCAGGCTGCTTCTCTTGTATCTACTACCTGGTATGAATGGAGCGATCAGGAATGGATGGAAAGCCGCTGGAGGCAGAATAGCCTGAAAGCACCTTTGTCTGTTTACGAAATACATCTGGGCTCATGGCGGAGAGATGAAAATGATCCTGCTCGGTTTTTAAATTATAGGGAGATCTCAAAAAAACTGGTTCCTTATGTAAAGGAGATGGGCTTTACCCACGTTGAACTGATGCCTGTTATGGAATATCCTTATGATCCGAGTTGGGGATATCAGATTACCGGGTTCTATGCGGCAACTTCCCGTTTTGGATCACCGCAGGATCTGATGTCTCTGATTGATGAACTGCACAAAAATGGAATTGGGGTTATTCTGGATTGGGTTCCGTCCCACTTTCCGGGAGATGCCAATGGTCTTCACCGCTTTGACGGCTCGTACTTGTATGAACATGAAGATCCAAGAAAAGGCTTTCATCCTGATTGGAAGTCCCATATTTTTAATTACGGGAGAAATGAGGTTAAATCTTTTCTTATTTCCAACGCGATGTTCTGGCTGGACCGATATCATGCAGACGGACTGCGTGTAGATGCGGTAACTTCAATGCTTCATCTGGATTATTCAAGGAATGAAGGGGAGTGGGAACCTAATATATACGGTGGAAATGTCAATCTTGAAGCCAAAGCTTTTCTCCAGGAATTCAATACAGCAGTTTATAAGGAATTTGGAGACCATATTATAACCATAGCTGAAGAGAGTTCCGATTTTCCGATGCTTACAAAGCCTGTCCATGATGGAGGGGTCGGTTTTGGAATGAAGTGGATGATGGGCTGGATGCATGATACTTTGGATTATTTTAAAGAAGATTTTGCCAACAGGAAATATCATCATCATAAGCTCACATTTGCTTCCATGTATATGTATAATGAAAATTATATGATGCCGCTGTCACATGATGAGGTGGTGCATGGCAAAGCCAGTTTAATTTATAAAATGAAGGGCGATGAGTGGCAGAAGTTTGCGAATCTTCGTACCTTGTATGTCTATATGTTTACCCATCCGGGAGCAAAGCTGCTTTTTATGGGTGATGAATTCGGGCAGACCGGTGAATGGAATTTTACCCAGAGCCTGGATTGGCATTTACTGAACTATCCTGTTCATAAAGGATTACAGGAACTTGTGAAAGAGCTGAATCATCTTTACAGAACTGAATCTGCCTTTTATGAGAATCAGTTTGATCAATCCGGTTTTGAATGGATAGAAGCTGATGACCTGGAAAATTCAGTCTATGTATACCTAAGGAAAGGGGAAAAGCGGGATGATGCATTGATGGTGGTTCTTAACCTGGCTCCAAGGGTTTTGGATTATAAAATTGGTATTCCTGCAGGAACGCATTGGGAGGCTGTCTTCAACTCTGATGATGAAAAATACAGTGGCAGTGGAGTGGATCCTGTAATATTGGAGGAGCATTATGAAGAGTGGATGGGCCATCAAAAATCAATGACTCTAAAACTTCCGCCATTGGCGGGGATTATTTTGAGACAGAAAAAAGATAAAAAGTATAAATTACACAGAATTAAACATAAAAGATAA
- a CDS encoding alpha/beta hydrolase-fold protein encodes MMRFELYTEEKDERPVFITGNFNNWNPKDYQFQLMQEDSSHYFIEIETSVLPDEVEYKFTKGGWENVELDQYGSITPNRKAKKSAKKTSDTVAKWRLNWGPFKDEFSPIAEVISEQFYIPQLDRYRKVWALLPYNYHQSDKSYPVLYLQDAQNLFNEGSDFGNWEIDKKLSILAEYGRGDIIIIAIEHGSEDRIREYIFDNDHIANGSEGKKYIRFITDTLKPFVDENYRTKKDRENTGIGGSSLGALISIYSGFLYPEVYSKLLIFSPSLWVEPNNNFPMMNFQVPFTTKIYLYGGGQEGSKMVKRIRIFEEYLKRWEKKNFFDFEFRTSINPEGTHNEFYWSQEFPRAIEWLFYDNTENPVEVKPQQQSIKN; translated from the coding sequence ATGATGAGGTTTGAGCTTTATACAGAAGAAAAAGACGAAAGACCGGTGTTTATTACCGGAAACTTCAATAACTGGAACCCTAAAGACTATCAGTTCCAGCTTATGCAGGAGGATTCCTCCCACTACTTTATAGAAATAGAAACCTCTGTTCTTCCGGATGAAGTTGAGTATAAATTTACCAAAGGAGGCTGGGAAAATGTTGAACTGGATCAATATGGAAGCATCACCCCCAACCGAAAAGCGAAAAAATCGGCAAAAAAAACCTCTGACACCGTAGCCAAATGGAGGCTGAACTGGGGACCGTTCAAAGATGAATTTTCTCCCATTGCCGAAGTGATTTCTGAACAATTTTATATTCCCCAGCTCGACCGTTACCGCAAAGTTTGGGCGTTATTACCTTACAACTACCATCAATCTGATAAAAGTTATCCTGTACTCTACCTTCAGGACGCTCAGAATCTGTTCAATGAAGGAAGCGATTTCGGAAACTGGGAGATTGATAAAAAGCTGTCTATCCTTGCAGAATACGGACGTGGAGACATCATCATCATCGCCATAGAGCATGGAAGCGAAGACAGGATCAGGGAATATATTTTTGATAATGATCATATAGCCAATGGTTCTGAAGGGAAAAAGTATATCCGTTTTATCACGGATACCCTGAAGCCTTTTGTAGATGAAAATTACCGCACCAAAAAAGACCGGGAGAATACGGGTATCGGAGGCAGCTCACTGGGAGCCCTTATCAGTATCTACAGCGGTTTTCTTTATCCTGAGGTATATTCTAAATTATTAATATTCTCCCCTTCTCTCTGGGTGGAGCCGAATAACAACTTTCCCATGATGAATTTCCAGGTTCCTTTTACAACGAAAATCTACCTCTATGGCGGCGGCCAGGAAGGTTCTAAAATGGTAAAAAGAATCCGGATCTTTGAAGAATATTTAAAGAGGTGGGAAAAGAAAAACTTTTTTGATTTTGAATTCAGAACCAGCATCAATCCTGAGGGTACCCACAACGAGTTTTACTGGTCGCAGGAATTTCCCAGAGCGATCGAATGGCTGTTCTACGACAATACGGAAAATCCTGTGGAAGTAAAGCCTCAACAACAAAGCATTAAAAATTAA
- a CDS encoding M17 family metallopeptidase — MKLINKKNKNYTQVFQLFTEEEWTKSNKNFSKNISTFFTGKKHEVFINAHEEGITYFIGLGESTVQNFEIQQVAVKFSQTLKEKLQAVPTLALADFMNEKQFEEFVKGLLIGTYNYPFEKKHAFWNPKFELHFENLSQKKLDHISLKSEALGNGQIACQEWLNKPANLKKPDTFNLYLKNLAKKHELKYTVFNRKKCEELGLGAYLSVNQGSAYDAAFTILEYKTSVKNAKTFGLVGKCILFDTGGISLKNSANLHYMKSDMGGATAVLGTLIYAAEMQLPVNIIAVLPVTDNAISEKALLPSDVITAYNGKTIEVLDTDAEGRLILADGLSYLAKNYKTDFLIDLATLTGSSVRMFGDTCGAMFSNNEDLKNLLIKTGDRTNQRLWNLPLWDIWKDDIRSDVADLKNLSMKPVGDCIIAAKFLEQFIENHTKWVHLDIAGVAFGNVGYAKEKAATGFGVQLLVDLIENYH; from the coding sequence ATGAAATTAATCAATAAAAAAAATAAAAATTATACCCAGGTTTTTCAACTGTTTACGGAAGAAGAATGGACAAAATCCAATAAAAATTTCAGTAAAAACATTTCAACTTTTTTCACGGGAAAGAAGCATGAGGTTTTTATCAACGCCCATGAAGAAGGCATTACTTATTTTATTGGCCTGGGAGAATCCACTGTACAAAATTTCGAAATACAGCAGGTTGCCGTAAAATTTTCACAAACCCTAAAGGAAAAGTTACAAGCGGTTCCTACTTTGGCTTTGGCAGATTTCATGAATGAAAAACAATTTGAAGAGTTTGTAAAAGGCCTTCTGATAGGAACCTACAATTACCCTTTTGAGAAAAAGCATGCTTTCTGGAACCCGAAATTTGAGCTTCATTTTGAAAATTTAAGCCAGAAAAAGCTAGACCATATCAGTCTGAAATCGGAAGCCTTAGGCAACGGGCAAATCGCCTGCCAGGAGTGGCTGAACAAGCCTGCCAATCTTAAAAAACCCGATACATTCAATCTGTATCTTAAAAATCTGGCCAAAAAACATGAGTTAAAATACACTGTTTTTAATAGAAAGAAATGTGAGGAGCTTGGATTGGGTGCTTATCTTTCCGTGAATCAGGGAAGTGCCTATGATGCGGCTTTCACAATCTTAGAGTACAAAACTTCTGTTAAAAATGCCAAAACTTTCGGATTGGTTGGCAAATGTATATTGTTTGACACAGGCGGTATTTCTTTAAAAAACTCTGCCAATTTGCATTATATGAAGTCTGATATGGGAGGAGCTACTGCTGTTCTGGGCACATTGATCTATGCTGCAGAAATGCAGCTTCCTGTCAATATCATTGCCGTACTTCCCGTTACCGACAATGCCATCTCCGAAAAGGCTCTGCTGCCAAGTGACGTGATTACAGCATACAACGGAAAAACAATTGAAGTTCTGGACACCGACGCCGAAGGCAGGCTGATCCTTGCAGACGGACTTTCCTATCTTGCCAAAAACTACAAGACCGATTTCTTAATCGACCTGGCCACACTGACAGGAAGTTCAGTAAGGATGTTCGGGGATACCTGCGGCGCGATGTTCTCCAATAATGAAGACCTGAAAAACCTGTTGATAAAAACCGGAGATCGGACGAATCAGAGACTTTGGAATCTTCCGCTCTGGGACATCTGGAAAGATGATATCCGGTCTGATGTAGCTGACCTGAAAAACCTCTCCATGAAACCGGTCGGAGACTGTATTATTGCGGCTAAATTTTTAGAGCAATTCATTGAAAACCACACCAAATGGGTCCATCTGGACATTGCCGGTGTAGCTTTCGGAAATGTAGGGTATGCCAAGGAAAAAGCAGCAACCGGTTTTGGGGTTCAGCTCCTGGTGGATTTAATCGAAAATTATCATTAA
- a CDS encoding ATP-grasp domain-containing protein: MEEKTIVCISCYYKGYDFMDEMKKLGNKIILITSENLKEKNWPWHAIDEVFYMPELKPSVWNLEHLIQGFSHLMKTRKLHAVVALDDYDVEKAALIRETFRIPGMGQTTHRYFRDKLAMRQKAKDSGINVPEFTAIFNDDEVNSFAGKIPAPWVLKPRSEASASGIKKITSKEQLHEALDTLGEERHLFLLESFKPGDVYHVDSLTFNKKVVFTSASKYLAPPMQVSHEGGVFRSKTLGRYSEEFKDLEEINAKVLSNFGLINGATHTEFIRGKEDGKWYFLETSSRVGGAHIPDLVEASSTINIWREWARIENALLRGKNYHISPPTGYYSGLIVALIKEKEPDYSHFECEEVVKFIPIDYHIGIVYRSNDAGIIQDRLDTAAEKIHSEMLNILPPKSSKLSS; the protein is encoded by the coding sequence ATGGAGGAGAAAACTATTGTATGTATTTCGTGCTATTACAAGGGCTACGATTTCATGGACGAAATGAAGAAGCTCGGTAATAAAATAATCTTAATAACATCAGAAAATCTTAAAGAAAAAAACTGGCCCTGGCATGCTATTGATGAAGTTTTTTACATGCCTGAACTCAAGCCTTCAGTCTGGAATCTTGAACATCTCATTCAGGGATTTTCCCATTTGATGAAAACCAGGAAGTTGCATGCTGTAGTAGCTCTGGATGATTATGATGTGGAAAAGGCGGCCTTAATAAGGGAAACTTTCCGAATCCCCGGAATGGGACAGACGACCCACCGTTATTTCAGGGATAAGCTCGCTATGCGGCAGAAAGCAAAAGATTCGGGGATCAATGTGCCTGAATTTACGGCTATATTCAATGATGATGAGGTCAACAGCTTTGCCGGCAAAATTCCGGCTCCCTGGGTACTGAAGCCCCGGTCAGAAGCTTCGGCCTCGGGAATTAAGAAAATCACCTCTAAAGAGCAGCTTCATGAAGCGTTGGACACCCTTGGTGAAGAACGTCATCTTTTTTTACTCGAAAGTTTTAAACCGGGAGATGTTTATCATGTAGACAGCCTGACATTTAATAAAAAAGTGGTATTTACCTCGGCGTCCAAATATCTGGCTCCTCCCATGCAGGTTTCTCACGAAGGAGGTGTGTTCAGGTCTAAAACGCTGGGAAGATACTCTGAGGAATTCAAGGATCTTGAAGAAATTAATGCCAAAGTACTTTCCAATTTCGGCCTGATCAATGGGGCTACCCATACAGAGTTTATCCGGGGAAAAGAGGACGGAAAATGGTATTTCCTTGAAACCTCCTCCAGAGTGGGCGGCGCCCATATTCCTGATTTGGTGGAAGCTTCAAGCACCATCAATATCTGGAGAGAGTGGGCCAGGATCGAAAATGCCCTTTTAAGAGGTAAAAATTATCATATCTCTCCTCCTACAGGATATTATTCAGGACTGATCGTGGCCTTGATTAAGGAAAAAGAGCCTGATTACAGTCATTTTGAATGTGAAGAGGTTGTAAAATTTATTCCGATAGATTATCACATTGGAATCGTTTACAGGTCTAATGATGCCGGTATTATACAGGACAGACTGGATACTGCCGCTGAAAAAATCCATTCAGAGATGCTGAATATTTTACCCCCGAAGAGCAGTAAACTAAGCAGCTAA